CCCGTACTGCCGCCGCGCGTTCGACCAAACGCAGGAGATGGTCGAGGCCGGGATTTCGGTGGACTACGTCGTGGTCCCGACGCGCTTGTCGAGCGAACTCAGTATGGAGTCGGCCGAGAGCGTTTATTGCGCCGCCATCGATGAGCGCCGGGATGCGTTCGAATCGGAAATGAATGAAGAGCCGTATCTGGCCCGAGAGTGCGAGATTGCGAACATCCTCGAGGTGCAGATGGAGCGCGCGCGTGAGCTGGGAGCGAATGGCACCCGACCCTGGACGGTGCTCGAAGATGGACGGGTTGTAGTGGGGCACCGCCCAATGGACGAATGGCGAACGATCCTGGATGCCGAGCCGTCGCCGGGGGCAGAGTTGAGCGCCCGGCCTGAACGGCAACCGCAAGAACCGACCCCCGAGCTTGAAAGCGACGAAGCGGAAGAAAGCGTCGAGCCGTTGATGGGTGAAGGAGAGTTGGCTGAGGACGCACTGGAGGATGAATGACGAATGCCTCCATCAGTGAAGAATTCGAGCTCGGGAGGCTCTCCACGATGGGCCTCAAGGAGTGGTGGCACGTTTCCCTCCTGCTGCCCGAAGCATGGGAGGACTACCGCAGTACACTCCGGTACGCCTATGAGCTTTCTGCGCTGGAAGATGGTTCGGATGTAGTGGTCCAGGGGGTCGTCGGCCAGGAGCCTTCCGTTTCGTTCTCGGGCGGCCGACCGCGGACTCAGGTGCAGATCCGCCTATCGGACGACACGCCGATCGCATTTTCCCTGTTCGGCGACACCCGCGGGATCAGCGATACCATCGCCACCGGCAGTACGGTGTTGTGTCGCGGACGACTAGCGCGTATGGACACGCGAATGTTCATCAACAACGCCGCGCTGGTTGAGCCGCGCTGGGCGGGAAAGATTCGCCCAGTGTATCCGGCCCCGAGAGGTGTAATGAAGGCAAGCACGGTGCGAGAACGGGTCAGCGAAGTGATCGAGGCGGCAATCCCAGAGGGGGCCGCGTGGGTGACCCAGGAGGTCCAGCGGGCGGCCGGTTCCATAGGGATCGAGGTAAAGACCAGCGAAACGGATGTACGGGAGTGGCTTCAAAAAGCACATGCCCCGGATACGCCGGAAGACGGTATGCGTGCAAGCCGCAAGCTCGAGGAGTTGGCGGCGCTGGCGGCGCTGGCAAAGGCCTACAGCGCCAAACAGTGTGGGTCGCGGGCGCATGCGCTGGATCTCAGAGGCTGGAGGAGTCGAGCGGGGGATGTTCCGTTCACGATGACCGAGGAGCAGGAAGCAGCCGTCGAAGCGATCACCCAGCAAATGAATACGATGGAGCCCCAACGTCACCTCTTGAGCGGGGATGTGGGGACCGGCAAGACCGTCGTGTTCGGGCTTGTGGCCGCCGCGACCTACGATGCCGGGTATTCGGCCGCGGTTATGCTGCCGAATGAGCCGCTGGCCCAGCAGGTCGCACGGGAGTTGGGGGAAATGTGGCCGGACATCTCGTTCGTGACGGTGGCTGGCGATTCAGTCCCGCACCCGCAGGCCGGGGTCGATGACCCGGTCATCTTTGTTGGCACGACGGCCTTGCTCTCGCGGATCAACGAAGACGCCCGGCCGCGGATAGGTCTGGTCGTAGTCGATGAGCAGCAGAAATACAGCGTCGCGCAGCGTGAGCAGCTCGCGCAGGACGGGGCGCACCTCCTGGAGGCCACCGCGACCTGCATCCCGAGGACGATGGCTCTCATCCGCTATGGGGCCATGCAGCTATCACAGCTGCGCACGCCCCATACGCCGAAAGAGATCACGACGCAGGTGGTGCCGGGTGCGGAATCCAAGCGTGTGTTCAGCCAGATCCAGAAGACCCTCGAGAAAGGGCATCAGGTCCTGGTGGTGTACCCACTGAAGGAAGGTGACCCGAACGACCGGATGGCGCTGAGCAACGCCATTGAGTTTTGGAAGAAACGTTACGGAGATCGTGTCGCGGCGATCTCGGGAAGCATGGAGGACACCGAGAAGGAGCAGGCGTTGGCCCGCCTTCGATCGGGGGCGGCGGACATCCTGATTGGGACCACGGTCGTTGAGGTGGGATTAAATGCACCAGGGCTGCGGCACATCGTTATTGCCGATGCATCCCGGTACGGACTGATGCAGCTGCACCAGTTGCGCGGCCGGGTTGCCCGCCAGGGCGGGAAAGGGCTTTGCAGCCTGATCGTCCCAGATAACGCGAAGGAACGTACGCTGGAGCGCTTCCGCGTACTGGAATCCACACAAGACGGGTTCGAAGTTGCCGAACATGACATGCGGCTACGCGGCTTCGGCGATCTCGGAGCGGATGGCGGCACGCAGCACGGGGGCGATGAGACCTTCCTGTTCGGGAAGAAGATCGACGTGGAGGTCGCCGACAAGGTGGCAGGCGCGATCCGCAGCCGCATCGAGGAACGATACGCCGGCGGGTGATCGGTAGATTTCCCCCGGCATACGCAGCAAGGAGGCCGCGTGCAAGTAGTGCAGGAAGCAATTCGACGTTTTCGGGACGCATGGAACGCATTGGTATCCGGTGCGTCCGAAGGAGCCGCGGCGGAAGGCCCTACAGAGCAGGCCCGGAGCCGGAACCTTAACCGCGCCCGTCAGGCGGATGTGCGTCCCCTGAACCTCGAAGATGACATTCCGCGCTATCCATCGTACATGGACGGGCTCCCGGCGGTTCCGGTCAAAACGGTACTCCAGACGCAGATGGAACTCCTGGCGAAGATTCGTGGCGAGTTCGAGGTGAACACGGACGAGGAGCGCATGATCTTCGAGCGTTCGCTGCGCCGGTTTGCCGCGATCGTTCATCTGCTTCCCGCCTCCGAGAATGACCATCACGCCCGCGCCGGCGGTCTGTTCCGGCACGGTCTCGAGGTTGCGCACCATGCCCTGAAGATCAGTCACGTTCACGCACCCTTTGCGCGATCCGAGTATGCGGAACGCCGAAAGGAGCTGAACATCCGCTTCCGTTATGCGGTCCTGGTTGCGGCGCTTTGCCACGACATCGGCAAGCCAATCACGGATATTAACGTCACGGACGACTCGGGCTCTCGCCGCTGGAATCCCTTTGGCGCCAGCATCCCCCAGTGGGCGCAGGATCTGGGGGTTGAGCGCTACTTCATTCACTGGAATCGGGGGCGCAGCAAGCGCCACGAGCCCGCGTCACTCACTCTGTTGAGCGAGATCCTTGGGACAGGGGGCAAGGCGTTCCTGAGTGACTACCCCTCCAGCCTGTTCTCCGACACGCTCGAAGCAGTAGGCGGCGATGCGAGCCCGCTGAATGTGATCGCCAAGGTGGTGAAAACGGCGGATTCGAGTTCGACGGCCGCGGACAAGCGCCAGACCGTTTCGGACTACGGCGGCACCGGGATCCCGGTCGAGCGGTACTACCTCTCGGCGATGCGGCGCCTGCTGAGTGAGCGCGGGTGGAAGCCCAATAAACCCGGGAGTGCCCTCTGGGTCCTGGACGGAATCGCCTTTCTGGTATGGCCGGCCGCCGGTCAGGATGTCCGCAAGCTGCTCCAGAAAGATCAGGTGCGGGGGATTCCGCTGGACAAGGACACGATTGCCCGCGAAATGCTCGACCGGAATCTCGCGACTCCCTTTGTGGATGACGAGAACAACACGCAGACGCTTTGGCCGATCCGTCCGGAACCGCTAGCCCACGGCAAAGGCGCCAAATTGACCCTGTGGGCATTGCGACTGGCTTCGGTCGACATGTTGACGGATGAGCCGATCGCCTCGGTGGGAGGCGTTTACGGTGGGGATGCGTTGGCCGTGGCAGGCGAGAGCGACACCCGCGGCACGCGTGAGGATCACGCAGAAGAAGTGATACCCGACGCAGGAAATGCGGCGGAGCCGGAGATTCCGCAAAGCGGCGCAGCAGAGATGCAAGTCTCGCCTCCTGCGAAGCCCGCGCCCACCCCAGAGCAGGCAAAGCGCAAGAAGAAAGTGCCGGGCACCGACACGCGCTCGGAAAGCCTGTCGCTGGACGACCCGGACGCAGTCCAGCCCAGCGACCTCCCTGAGCATGAACCCCCTCGGAAGATCCCGCAGGATCGTATCGTCGAGATGGACGACGAAGCGCGCCGGGAGTTCTTTGAGAACAATGCCCTGATGGGGCATATCCTCCAGGCCTTCGCGGAGGACCTGAATCGCGCCACGGTGGCATCGCCGGATATCGCCACGGTGGCCTACGAGGTGGAGGGGAACGAAGGGCGCAAGGTCAAAATTGTCGCCCTGCGCGCGCCGGACTTCTTCGCGGATTGTATGCCGGATATGGAGATCGTCCGAGAGGAAGCCAAGAGCTCGGGTCTGTTCCTGCTCAATGCCAATGCGGAACTGCCTTTCAGTGTGGATGAGGACGCCGCGGAATGGTGGCGCCTGGACTATGCCGCGAGCCATGCGGTGTTGCGGCACGCTTCGAAGTACGTCGAGAAGATTCGTCGAAAAAGGGAAAAGGGCGAGCCGGGCGGTCAGGCAGCAAAACGCCCCAGTCGCGCGCAGGACTTGGGGGGGCGCAAGGCGCGCATGCAAGAGCGCAAGGACAAAGACCAGGGAGTCAAGGCCGAGACGCCAACAATGCCGGAAGACGCACCCATGGATACGGATGCGCCGCCGGTTGTGGATGCCGATGAAGCGGCTCCGATGGTTCCGGAACCGGAAGGCGGCAGCGGGCCCGCGTCACAGTCGCATTCGGCACAGCCGGATGAGAAAACGGACCAAGGCGGCCAGCGGCCGGATGAACCGGGCCTCGAGAAGCCGGCGAAGCCGGAAAAGTCGGGCGAGCCGCGCAAGCCAGTGGCAGTGGCGGCCGGGAAAATCACGCCGCTTGCGAGCCGCTCTGGGAGCAAGAGCACGGGAACCAGGGCCAAGCCGCGTCCTGAGCGTCTGGTGTTCAGTGGAGGCAAGAAGTCGGCGCCGGATACGGATTTGAAACCGGCGGAAAAAGGCCAGGCGAAGACTCGTGCAGAAAATCACGACGAGAAGATCGAGTTCGGCGAGCAAATCACCGAAGTGGATGGCGTGAAGGCGCGGATCAAGTGGGCCAAGCGGTCGGGGCAGTCGGAATCCGAGCCTGAGAGCGTACCGCTCGGCGGCAGCGGGAAAGGAGCCTCGGGACCCGAGAAAGAAGCATCCGAAGACCAAGCCGTGGCGCAATCCCCGGAAAAGGAAGATCCGCTAGAGGGGCA
This genomic window from Thioalkalivibrio sp. K90mix contains:
- a CDS encoding thioredoxin fold domain-containing protein, with the translated sequence MEQDQTPDRKGSNAKPSDDPEALDDAVESDTGEDAQNERPRSRRKRARDYVDAAEGTLIPNQISPGKMILVGIVFALLYLLSSDFMTPYITGERSYEQIVSSGTVEEGDMVYRRAVEREFEDWTRIRYEASASASEHRGRITMLVDPVCPYCRRAFDQTQEMVEAGISVDYVVVPTRLSSELSMESAESVYCAAIDERRDAFESEMNEEPYLARECEIANILEVQMERARELGANGTRPWTVLEDGRVVVGHRPMDEWRTILDAEPSPGAELSARPERQPQEPTPELESDEAEESVEPLMGEGELAEDALEDE
- a CDS encoding DEAD/DEAH box helicase, whose amino-acid sequence is MTNASISEEFELGRLSTMGLKEWWHVSLLLPEAWEDYRSTLRYAYELSALEDGSDVVVQGVVGQEPSVSFSGGRPRTQVQIRLSDDTPIAFSLFGDTRGISDTIATGSTVLCRGRLARMDTRMFINNAALVEPRWAGKIRPVYPAPRGVMKASTVRERVSEVIEAAIPEGAAWVTQEVQRAAGSIGIEVKTSETDVREWLQKAHAPDTPEDGMRASRKLEELAALAALAKAYSAKQCGSRAHALDLRGWRSRAGDVPFTMTEEQEAAVEAITQQMNTMEPQRHLLSGDVGTGKTVVFGLVAAATYDAGYSAAVMLPNEPLAQQVARELGEMWPDISFVTVAGDSVPHPQAGVDDPVIFVGTTALLSRINEDARPRIGLVVVDEQQKYSVAQREQLAQDGAHLLEATATCIPRTMALIRYGAMQLSQLRTPHTPKEITTQVVPGAESKRVFSQIQKTLEKGHQVLVVYPLKEGDPNDRMALSNAIEFWKKRYGDRVAAISGSMEDTEKEQALARLRSGAADILIGTTVVEVGLNAPGLRHIVIADASRYGLMQLHQLRGRVARQGGKGLCSLIVPDNAKERTLERFRVLESTQDGFEVAEHDMRLRGFGDLGADGGTQHGGDETFLFGKKIDVEVADKVAGAIRSRIEERYAGG
- the mobH gene encoding MobH family relaxase, which encodes MQVVQEAIRRFRDAWNALVSGASEGAAAEGPTEQARSRNLNRARQADVRPLNLEDDIPRYPSYMDGLPAVPVKTVLQTQMELLAKIRGEFEVNTDEERMIFERSLRRFAAIVHLLPASENDHHARAGGLFRHGLEVAHHALKISHVHAPFARSEYAERRKELNIRFRYAVLVAALCHDIGKPITDINVTDDSGSRRWNPFGASIPQWAQDLGVERYFIHWNRGRSKRHEPASLTLLSEILGTGGKAFLSDYPSSLFSDTLEAVGGDASPLNVIAKVVKTADSSSTAADKRQTVSDYGGTGIPVERYYLSAMRRLLSERGWKPNKPGSALWVLDGIAFLVWPAAGQDVRKLLQKDQVRGIPLDKDTIAREMLDRNLATPFVDDENNTQTLWPIRPEPLAHGKGAKLTLWALRLASVDMLTDEPIASVGGVYGGDALAVAGESDTRGTREDHAEEVIPDAGNAAEPEIPQSGAAEMQVSPPAKPAPTPEQAKRKKKVPGTDTRSESLSLDDPDAVQPSDLPEHEPPRKIPQDRIVEMDDEARREFFENNALMGHILQAFAEDLNRATVASPDIATVAYEVEGNEGRKVKIVALRAPDFFADCMPDMEIVREEAKSSGLFLLNANAELPFSVDEDAAEWWRLDYAASHAVLRHASKYVEKIRRKREKGEPGGQAAKRPSRAQDLGGRKARMQERKDKDQGVKAETPTMPEDAPMDTDAPPVVDADEAAPMVPEPEGGSGPASQSHSAQPDEKTDQGGQRPDEPGLEKPAKPEKSGEPRKPVAVAAGKITPLASRSGSKSTGTRAKPRPERLVFSGGKKSAPDTDLKPAEKGQAKTRAENHDEKIEFGEQITEVDGVKARIKWAKRSGQSESEPESVPLGGSGKGASGPEKEASEDQAVAQSPEKEDPLEGQSVSGSGGTPDADSEAPAPKKKSRSRKRRKSKKVPAPPPSERPLRDDGGPVIRAKRKDEVRKADNDTAPSPEQGPGTETAHQQEAAETPKSSEPQPMDARERKKKIQAEVMRVLKDRWESGLPEISNQELREVVGAAVNIEIRDHHLRVALAKVKAERIEMEVNGEKKEGYRINEAVADRLRTLTREGE